A region of Anopheles merus strain MAF chromosome 2R, AmerM5.1, whole genome shotgun sequence DNA encodes the following proteins:
- the LOC121588685 gene encoding uncharacterized protein LOC121588685 isoform X1, protein MALVMLPCDLPWWSNVQKKLAQIEESSCLDVVIDVMQKLHELCNVSLDPDEDGKDTSVFDGLRHFVERTMDASERDHFLGHTIKALARHARNLKQYRPPRGLSFSLQQQADSYELSYRLVASLLANAFFSTFPKRTEKTHPTLQDFNFTHFFRGLVDNAVQRAKFRSFLYYFDWLERSGTSLDGSLRVSRKVMTGKQWLTIEDWLECELPLCDVEIRHEGKLDKADPEMLQTVFASARLGGDVLADGDTQESIQFCTFPELLAVLLYVESLEDNESLQIENVHHVARIVDPRQKGPLLERIAEPKATSLCCIDAENYRALPSQQFEEDDILRELNKCLLAFRQNTSCPVALGEPPTVAAAKAGDKRTGAGLKLDQLETVSSKGRLSPIGERDREGSTPGSPDVYTTIFIRQATPNSKRSSSDSNKLEKDINKRRSWLSPERPNAPSVCSGSGSNRRGKFIILGSSGECLPVNRHPLRIPDSYQQQQGLTRPDTLSSCGSSQDEFHSAKDSFDEDDEDGLRAHAYTSELDTPERRYEFAQKLRAALEQDRTNGLSGSTDDSSYAVGISVAGSQIRDQDIRVRRGGSCGFVLDGSMDSNYDELEWNGQSQEKTAGGPQQNGTLERKGTNESSKYSFDSDLGSELEEVYEKFAKWLEEPISTDKPKKLDARDEAVLKFANSLLKRTLSESFVGIPFTEECLTSGNASGTNSTGSHNAAGSGGTGSLGQKEKILLHVRSLSLELAKHKHKLAAQLCHDYLALEPAKLFKCPNIQLTRTDHRKLLHKLRSTQSGSGCSVTEVTVPAKVSPPKLERQSSLKTKLLQYKPNWSVSYTQDIKCDDVVLKISQLAQKRTLNVNLRPVATGNWGCGANKRGDVQLKMVIQWMAASVAGLPYLSYYTAGNEKLSKLDTICRVLKDRKWTVGELAAATLSHARDILEDPFYYNNDRNYCMFFEKLIGLEKVH, encoded by the exons ATGGCGCTCGTTATGCTTCCGTGCGATCTACCCTGGTGGTCCAACGTGCAGAAGAAGCTGGCACAAATCGAAGAATCCAGCTGCCTGGACGTGGTGATAGATGTGATGCAGAAGCTGCATGAACTATGCAA TGTCAGCCTGGACCCGGACGAGGATGGCAAGGATACGTCGGTGTTCGATGGATTGCGCCACTTTGTCGAGCGCACGATGGACGCCTCGGAGCGGGACCACTTCCTCGGGCACACGATCAAAGCGCTGGCACGGCATGCCCGCAATCTTAAGCAGTATCGGCCGCCGCGGGGTCTCAGCTTCAgtttgcagcagcaggcggACAGTTACGAGCTGAGCTATCGGCTGGTCGCGTCCCTGCTGGCCAACGCGTTCTTTTCGACATTTCCAAAACGTACTGAAAAAACACACCCCACGTTACAAGACTTTAACTTTACACACTTTTTTAGAGGTTTAGTAGA CAATGCCGTGCAGAGGGCAAAGTTCCGCAGCTTCCTGTACTACTTCGATTGGCTGGAGCGCAGCGGGACGTCACTGGACGGTTCGCTGCGAGTGTCCCGCAAGGTGATGACGGGCAAGCAGTGGCTCACGATCGAGGACTGGCTGGAGTGCGAGCTGCCCCTGTGCGACGTCGAGATACGCCACGAGGGCAAGCTGGACAAGGCCGATCCGGAAATGCTGCAAACGGTGTTCGCTAGTGCGCGGCTTGGTGGCGATGTGCTGGCCGACGGCGACACGCAAGAGTCGATCCAGTTCTGTACCTTTCCCGAGCTACTCGCGGTACTGCTGTACGTGGAGTCGCTCGAGGACAACGAATCGCTCCAGATCGAGAACGTGCATCACGTGGCGCGGATCGTCGATCCCCGGCAGAAGGGACCACTGTTGGAGCGAATCGCGGAACCGAAAGCGACGAGCCTGTGCTGTATCGACGCAGAGAACTACCGGGCGTTGCCGTCGCAGCAGTTCGAGGAGGACGACATACTGCGGGAGTTGAACAAGTGCCTGTTGGCGTTCCGCCAGAACACATCCTGCCCAGTGGCGCTGGGTGAGCCGCCGACGGTTGCAGCGGCAAAAGCGGGAGACAAGCGGACTGGGGCAGGGCTGAAGCTTGATCAGCTAGAAACAGTGTCTAGCAAAGGGCGTCTGTCACCGATCGGAGAGCGGGATCGAGAAGGGTCGACGCCGGGCTCGCCAGACGTCTATACGACGATCTTCATTCGGCAGGCAACACCGAACTCGAAGCGCTCGAGCAGTGACTCGAACAAACTAGAGAAGGACATCAACAAGCGGCGATCGTGGCTATCGCCGGAACGACCAAACGCACCGTCCGTATGCTCCGGCAGTGGTTCGAACCGTCGGGGGAAGTTTATCATTCTCGGTTCGTCCGGCGAGTGTCTGCCAGTGAATCGACATCCGCTACGCATCCCGGACAgctatcagcagcagcaggggtTGACGCGGCCCGACACACTATCGAGCTGTGGTTCGAGCCAGGACGAGTTCCACAGCGCGAAGGACAGCTTCGATGAGGACGACGAGGATGGACTGCGGGCGCACGCGTACACGTCGGAGCTGGATACGCCCGAGCGACGGTACGAGTTTGCACAGAAGCTGCGGGCGGCTTTGGAGCAGGACCGAACGAACGGACTGTCGGGGAGCACGGACGATAGCAGCTATGCGGTCGGGATCAGCGTGGCGGGATCGCAGATCCGGGATCAGGACATTCGCGTGAGGCGCGGCGGATCCTGCGGCTTCGTGCTGGACGGCTCGATGGATAGCAACTACGATGAGCTGGAATGGAATGGGCAGTCACAGGAAAAGACAGCTGGTGGACCACAGCAGAACGGGACTCTGGAACGGAAGGGAACCAATGAGTCGTCCAAGTACAGCTTTGATTCGGATCTCGGCTCGGAGCTGGAGGAGGTGTATGAAAAGTTTGCCAA GTGGCTTGAAGAACCAATCAGTACCGACAAGCCAAAAAAGCTGGATGCCCGGGACGAGGCTGTGCTGAAGTTTGCCAACTCACTGCTCAAGCGCACGCTCAGCGAGAGCTTCGTGGGCATTCCGTTCACCGAGGAGTGCCTGACGAGCGGGAACGCATCCGGTACCAATTCGACCGGATCACACAACGCTGCCGGAAGTGGAGGGACCGGATCGCTGGGCCAGAAGGAAAAGATTCTGTTGCACGTGCGATCACTTTCGCTGGAACTGGCCAAGCACAAGCACAAACTGGCAGCACAGCTG TGTCATGATTATCTTGCACTGGAACCGGCAAAGCTATTCAAGTGTCCCAACATACAGCTCACCCGAACCGACCACCGGAAGCTCCTGCACAAGTTGCGCTCGACCCAGAGCGGCTCTGGCTGCTCGGTTACGGAAGTGACCGTGCCGGCCAAGGTCTCACCGCCCAAGCTAGAGCGGCAGTCGTCGCTGAAAACGAAACTGCTGCAGTACAAACCGAACTGGTCCGTTTCCTACACGCAGGATATCAAGTGTGATGATGTGGTGCTGAAG ATATCACAACTTGCTCAAAAACGAACGCTAAATGTGAACTTACGACCTGTGGCCACCGGTAACTGGGGCTGTGGCGCGAACAAAAGGGGAGACGTGCAGCTCAAAATGGTGATCCAGTGGATGGCCGCTAGTGTCGCTGGTTTGCCTTACCTTAGCTATTACACTGCGGGCAACGAGAAACTATCGAAG CTCGATACGATTTGCCGGGTGCTGAAGGACCGTAAGTGGACCGTGGGTGAACTGGCTGCTGCAACACTGAGCCATGCTCGGGATATCTTGGAGGATCCGTTCTACTACAACAATGATCGCAATTACTGCATGTTTTTCGAGAAGTTGATCGGACTAGAGAAGGTGCATTGA
- the LOC121588685 gene encoding uncharacterized protein LOC121588685 isoform X2 → MALVMLPCDLPWWSNVQKKLAQIEESSCLDVVIDVMQKLHELCNVSLDPDEDGKDTSVFDGLRHFVERTMDASERDHFLGHTIKALARHARNLKQYRPPRGLSFSLQQQADSYELSYRLVASLLANAFFSTFPKRTEKTHPTLQDFNFTHFFRGLVDNAVQRAKFRSFLYYFDWLERSGTSLDGSLRVSRKVMTGKQWLTIEDWLECELPLCDVEIRHEGKLDKADPEMLQTVFASARLGGDVLADGDTQESIQFCTFPELLAVLLYVESLEDNESLQIENVHHVARIVDPRQKGPLLERIAEPKATSLCCIDAENYRALPSQQFEEDDILRELNKCLLAFRQNTSCPVALGEPPTVAAAKAGDKRTGAGLKLDQLETVSSKGRLSPIGERDREGSTPGSPDVYTTIFIRQATPNSKRSSSDSNKLEKDINKRRSWLSPERPNAPSVCSGSGSNRRGKFIILGSSGECLPVNRHPLRIPDSYQQQQGLTRPDTLSSCGSSQDEFHSAKDSFDEDDEDGLRAHAYTSELDTPERRYEFAQKLRAALEQDRTNGLSGSTDDSSYAVGISVAGSQIRDQDIRVRRGGSCGFVLDGSMDSNYDELEWNGQSQEKTAGGPQQNGTLERKGTNESSKYSFDSDLGSELEEVYEKFAKWLEEPISTDKPKKLDARDEAVLKFANSLLKRTLSESFVGIPFTEECLTSGNASGTNSTGSHNAAGSGGTGSLGQKEKILLHVRSLSLELAKHKHKLAAQLLTRTDHRKLLHKLRSTQSGSGCSVTEVTVPAKVSPPKLERQSSLKTKLLQYKPNWSVSYTQDIKCDDVVLKISQLAQKRTLNVNLRPVATGNWGCGANKRGDVQLKMVIQWMAASVAGLPYLSYYTAGNEKLSKLDTICRVLKDRKWTVGELAAATLSHARDILEDPFYYNNDRNYCMFFEKLIGLEKVH, encoded by the exons ATGGCGCTCGTTATGCTTCCGTGCGATCTACCCTGGTGGTCCAACGTGCAGAAGAAGCTGGCACAAATCGAAGAATCCAGCTGCCTGGACGTGGTGATAGATGTGATGCAGAAGCTGCATGAACTATGCAA TGTCAGCCTGGACCCGGACGAGGATGGCAAGGATACGTCGGTGTTCGATGGATTGCGCCACTTTGTCGAGCGCACGATGGACGCCTCGGAGCGGGACCACTTCCTCGGGCACACGATCAAAGCGCTGGCACGGCATGCCCGCAATCTTAAGCAGTATCGGCCGCCGCGGGGTCTCAGCTTCAgtttgcagcagcaggcggACAGTTACGAGCTGAGCTATCGGCTGGTCGCGTCCCTGCTGGCCAACGCGTTCTTTTCGACATTTCCAAAACGTACTGAAAAAACACACCCCACGTTACAAGACTTTAACTTTACACACTTTTTTAGAGGTTTAGTAGA CAATGCCGTGCAGAGGGCAAAGTTCCGCAGCTTCCTGTACTACTTCGATTGGCTGGAGCGCAGCGGGACGTCACTGGACGGTTCGCTGCGAGTGTCCCGCAAGGTGATGACGGGCAAGCAGTGGCTCACGATCGAGGACTGGCTGGAGTGCGAGCTGCCCCTGTGCGACGTCGAGATACGCCACGAGGGCAAGCTGGACAAGGCCGATCCGGAAATGCTGCAAACGGTGTTCGCTAGTGCGCGGCTTGGTGGCGATGTGCTGGCCGACGGCGACACGCAAGAGTCGATCCAGTTCTGTACCTTTCCCGAGCTACTCGCGGTACTGCTGTACGTGGAGTCGCTCGAGGACAACGAATCGCTCCAGATCGAGAACGTGCATCACGTGGCGCGGATCGTCGATCCCCGGCAGAAGGGACCACTGTTGGAGCGAATCGCGGAACCGAAAGCGACGAGCCTGTGCTGTATCGACGCAGAGAACTACCGGGCGTTGCCGTCGCAGCAGTTCGAGGAGGACGACATACTGCGGGAGTTGAACAAGTGCCTGTTGGCGTTCCGCCAGAACACATCCTGCCCAGTGGCGCTGGGTGAGCCGCCGACGGTTGCAGCGGCAAAAGCGGGAGACAAGCGGACTGGGGCAGGGCTGAAGCTTGATCAGCTAGAAACAGTGTCTAGCAAAGGGCGTCTGTCACCGATCGGAGAGCGGGATCGAGAAGGGTCGACGCCGGGCTCGCCAGACGTCTATACGACGATCTTCATTCGGCAGGCAACACCGAACTCGAAGCGCTCGAGCAGTGACTCGAACAAACTAGAGAAGGACATCAACAAGCGGCGATCGTGGCTATCGCCGGAACGACCAAACGCACCGTCCGTATGCTCCGGCAGTGGTTCGAACCGTCGGGGGAAGTTTATCATTCTCGGTTCGTCCGGCGAGTGTCTGCCAGTGAATCGACATCCGCTACGCATCCCGGACAgctatcagcagcagcaggggtTGACGCGGCCCGACACACTATCGAGCTGTGGTTCGAGCCAGGACGAGTTCCACAGCGCGAAGGACAGCTTCGATGAGGACGACGAGGATGGACTGCGGGCGCACGCGTACACGTCGGAGCTGGATACGCCCGAGCGACGGTACGAGTTTGCACAGAAGCTGCGGGCGGCTTTGGAGCAGGACCGAACGAACGGACTGTCGGGGAGCACGGACGATAGCAGCTATGCGGTCGGGATCAGCGTGGCGGGATCGCAGATCCGGGATCAGGACATTCGCGTGAGGCGCGGCGGATCCTGCGGCTTCGTGCTGGACGGCTCGATGGATAGCAACTACGATGAGCTGGAATGGAATGGGCAGTCACAGGAAAAGACAGCTGGTGGACCACAGCAGAACGGGACTCTGGAACGGAAGGGAACCAATGAGTCGTCCAAGTACAGCTTTGATTCGGATCTCGGCTCGGAGCTGGAGGAGGTGTATGAAAAGTTTGCCAA GTGGCTTGAAGAACCAATCAGTACCGACAAGCCAAAAAAGCTGGATGCCCGGGACGAGGCTGTGCTGAAGTTTGCCAACTCACTGCTCAAGCGCACGCTCAGCGAGAGCTTCGTGGGCATTCCGTTCACCGAGGAGTGCCTGACGAGCGGGAACGCATCCGGTACCAATTCGACCGGATCACACAACGCTGCCGGAAGTGGAGGGACCGGATCGCTGGGCCAGAAGGAAAAGATTCTGTTGCACGTGCGATCACTTTCGCTGGAACTGGCCAAGCACAAGCACAAACTGGCAGCACAGCTG CTCACCCGAACCGACCACCGGAAGCTCCTGCACAAGTTGCGCTCGACCCAGAGCGGCTCTGGCTGCTCGGTTACGGAAGTGACCGTGCCGGCCAAGGTCTCACCGCCCAAGCTAGAGCGGCAGTCGTCGCTGAAAACGAAACTGCTGCAGTACAAACCGAACTGGTCCGTTTCCTACACGCAGGATATCAAGTGTGATGATGTGGTGCTGAAG ATATCACAACTTGCTCAAAAACGAACGCTAAATGTGAACTTACGACCTGTGGCCACCGGTAACTGGGGCTGTGGCGCGAACAAAAGGGGAGACGTGCAGCTCAAAATGGTGATCCAGTGGATGGCCGCTAGTGTCGCTGGTTTGCCTTACCTTAGCTATTACACTGCGGGCAACGAGAAACTATCGAAG CTCGATACGATTTGCCGGGTGCTGAAGGACCGTAAGTGGACCGTGGGTGAACTGGCTGCTGCAACACTGAGCCATGCTCGGGATATCTTGGAGGATCCGTTCTACTACAACAATGATCGCAATTACTGCATGTTTTTCGAGAAGTTGATCGGACTAGAGAAGGTGCATTGA
- the LOC121588685 gene encoding uncharacterized protein LOC121588685 isoform X3, giving the protein MALVMLPCDLPWWSNVQKKLAQIEESSCLDVVIDVMQKLHELCNVSLDPDEDGKDTSVFDGLRHFVERTMDASERDHFLGHTIKALARHARNLKQYRPPRGLSFSLQQQADSYELSYRLVASLLANAFFSTFPKRTEKTHPTLQDFNFTHFFRGLVDNAVQRAKFRSFLYYFDWLERSGTSLDGSLRVSRKVMTGKQWLTIEDWLECELPLCDVEIRHEGKLDKADPEMLQTVFASARLGGDVLADGDTQESIQFCTFPELLAVLLYVESLEDNESLQIENVHHVARIVDPRQKGPLLERIAEPKATSLCCIDAENYRALPSQQFEEDDILRELNKCLLAFRQNTSCPVALGEPPTVAAAKAGDKRTGAGLKLDQLETVSSKGRLSPIGERDREGSTPGSPDVYTTIFIRQATPNSKRSSSDSNKLEKDINKRRSWLSPERPNAPSVCSGSGSNRRGKFIILGSSGECLPVNRHPLRIPDSYQQQQGLTRPDTLSSCGSSQDEFHSAKDSFDEDDEDGLRAHAYTSELDTPERRYEFAQKLRAALEQDRTNGLSGSTDDSSYAVGISVAGSQIRDQDIRVRRGGSCGFVLDGSMDSNYDELEWNGQSQEKTAGGPQQNGTLERKGTNESSKYSFDSDLGSELEEVYEKFAKWLEEPISTDKPKKLDARDEAVLKFANSLLKRTLSESFVGIPFTEECLTSGNASGTNSTGSHNAAGSGGTGSLGQKEKILLHVRSLSLELAKHKHKLAAQLISQLAQKRTLNVNLRPVATGNWGCGANKRGDVQLKMVIQWMAASVAGLPYLSYYTAGNEKLSKLDTICRVLKDRKWTVGELAAATLSHARDILEDPFYYNNDRNYCMFFEKLIGLEKVH; this is encoded by the exons ATGGCGCTCGTTATGCTTCCGTGCGATCTACCCTGGTGGTCCAACGTGCAGAAGAAGCTGGCACAAATCGAAGAATCCAGCTGCCTGGACGTGGTGATAGATGTGATGCAGAAGCTGCATGAACTATGCAA TGTCAGCCTGGACCCGGACGAGGATGGCAAGGATACGTCGGTGTTCGATGGATTGCGCCACTTTGTCGAGCGCACGATGGACGCCTCGGAGCGGGACCACTTCCTCGGGCACACGATCAAAGCGCTGGCACGGCATGCCCGCAATCTTAAGCAGTATCGGCCGCCGCGGGGTCTCAGCTTCAgtttgcagcagcaggcggACAGTTACGAGCTGAGCTATCGGCTGGTCGCGTCCCTGCTGGCCAACGCGTTCTTTTCGACATTTCCAAAACGTACTGAAAAAACACACCCCACGTTACAAGACTTTAACTTTACACACTTTTTTAGAGGTTTAGTAGA CAATGCCGTGCAGAGGGCAAAGTTCCGCAGCTTCCTGTACTACTTCGATTGGCTGGAGCGCAGCGGGACGTCACTGGACGGTTCGCTGCGAGTGTCCCGCAAGGTGATGACGGGCAAGCAGTGGCTCACGATCGAGGACTGGCTGGAGTGCGAGCTGCCCCTGTGCGACGTCGAGATACGCCACGAGGGCAAGCTGGACAAGGCCGATCCGGAAATGCTGCAAACGGTGTTCGCTAGTGCGCGGCTTGGTGGCGATGTGCTGGCCGACGGCGACACGCAAGAGTCGATCCAGTTCTGTACCTTTCCCGAGCTACTCGCGGTACTGCTGTACGTGGAGTCGCTCGAGGACAACGAATCGCTCCAGATCGAGAACGTGCATCACGTGGCGCGGATCGTCGATCCCCGGCAGAAGGGACCACTGTTGGAGCGAATCGCGGAACCGAAAGCGACGAGCCTGTGCTGTATCGACGCAGAGAACTACCGGGCGTTGCCGTCGCAGCAGTTCGAGGAGGACGACATACTGCGGGAGTTGAACAAGTGCCTGTTGGCGTTCCGCCAGAACACATCCTGCCCAGTGGCGCTGGGTGAGCCGCCGACGGTTGCAGCGGCAAAAGCGGGAGACAAGCGGACTGGGGCAGGGCTGAAGCTTGATCAGCTAGAAACAGTGTCTAGCAAAGGGCGTCTGTCACCGATCGGAGAGCGGGATCGAGAAGGGTCGACGCCGGGCTCGCCAGACGTCTATACGACGATCTTCATTCGGCAGGCAACACCGAACTCGAAGCGCTCGAGCAGTGACTCGAACAAACTAGAGAAGGACATCAACAAGCGGCGATCGTGGCTATCGCCGGAACGACCAAACGCACCGTCCGTATGCTCCGGCAGTGGTTCGAACCGTCGGGGGAAGTTTATCATTCTCGGTTCGTCCGGCGAGTGTCTGCCAGTGAATCGACATCCGCTACGCATCCCGGACAgctatcagcagcagcaggggtTGACGCGGCCCGACACACTATCGAGCTGTGGTTCGAGCCAGGACGAGTTCCACAGCGCGAAGGACAGCTTCGATGAGGACGACGAGGATGGACTGCGGGCGCACGCGTACACGTCGGAGCTGGATACGCCCGAGCGACGGTACGAGTTTGCACAGAAGCTGCGGGCGGCTTTGGAGCAGGACCGAACGAACGGACTGTCGGGGAGCACGGACGATAGCAGCTATGCGGTCGGGATCAGCGTGGCGGGATCGCAGATCCGGGATCAGGACATTCGCGTGAGGCGCGGCGGATCCTGCGGCTTCGTGCTGGACGGCTCGATGGATAGCAACTACGATGAGCTGGAATGGAATGGGCAGTCACAGGAAAAGACAGCTGGTGGACCACAGCAGAACGGGACTCTGGAACGGAAGGGAACCAATGAGTCGTCCAAGTACAGCTTTGATTCGGATCTCGGCTCGGAGCTGGAGGAGGTGTATGAAAAGTTTGCCAA GTGGCTTGAAGAACCAATCAGTACCGACAAGCCAAAAAAGCTGGATGCCCGGGACGAGGCTGTGCTGAAGTTTGCCAACTCACTGCTCAAGCGCACGCTCAGCGAGAGCTTCGTGGGCATTCCGTTCACCGAGGAGTGCCTGACGAGCGGGAACGCATCCGGTACCAATTCGACCGGATCACACAACGCTGCCGGAAGTGGAGGGACCGGATCGCTGGGCCAGAAGGAAAAGATTCTGTTGCACGTGCGATCACTTTCGCTGGAACTGGCCAAGCACAAGCACAAACTGGCAGCACAGCTG ATATCACAACTTGCTCAAAAACGAACGCTAAATGTGAACTTACGACCTGTGGCCACCGGTAACTGGGGCTGTGGCGCGAACAAAAGGGGAGACGTGCAGCTCAAAATGGTGATCCAGTGGATGGCCGCTAGTGTCGCTGGTTTGCCTTACCTTAGCTATTACACTGCGGGCAACGAGAAACTATCGAAG CTCGATACGATTTGCCGGGTGCTGAAGGACCGTAAGTGGACCGTGGGTGAACTGGCTGCTGCAACACTGAGCCATGCTCGGGATATCTTGGAGGATCCGTTCTACTACAACAATGATCGCAATTACTGCATGTTTTTCGAGAAGTTGATCGGACTAGAGAAGGTGCATTGA